A single window of Kitasatospora sp. HUAS MG31 DNA harbors:
- a CDS encoding glycosyl hydrolase family 18 protein, translated as MRRRRYRLSLLAAGSLIAPLVAVALPAGTAHAAEATATFVKDQDWGTGYGGGYTIANGTSTTINGWTLEFDLPSGNSVASLWNATYTVAASHVTVKNPSWQPTIAPGASYNFGFNIAYSGPYAPLKNCKLNGRPCGGSGGDTSPPTVPGGLRGSLSGSNGAALSWTASTDNVQVGGYDVFDGAAKVGTTTATSLTLADLAVGAHDFTVVAFDTSGNRSGAAGPVRVTVPTPPVDNQPPTVPGTPSVTGTTPRSVSLTWGAATDNVEVTAYEVYNGSALAKTVPGTDTSATVDGLTPDTAYGFTVKAKDAAGNTSTASAAVSARTPKDDTNPGGALKIGYFTQWSIYSRGYSVKQLDTSGSAARLTHLNYAFANIHPTSKQCFITNKAAGNDSDPNAGDGAGDAWADFGKGWDAGNSVAGTTDTWDQKLAGNFNQLKQLKAKYPNLRIQISLGGWSYSKWFSDAALTDASRKALVSSCIDMYIKGNLPVIDGRGGAGSAAGIFDGIDLDWEWPNSEGHLGNVLRPEDKADYVLLAQEFRRQLDALGSTTGKKYSLSAFLPADPAKVSAGINVPGLFGALDFATVQGYDFHGAWENTTNQQSAIKVAAGDPSPANRMFSSEIAINAYLAGGAPKSKLTLGIPFYGRGWTGVPRGGTNGLFQTSTGPAPGTYEAGYEDYHKLKEMATSGGYTVYRDPVAGHAYLYNGTVLYTYDDPVEIARKTAWIKSQGLAGAMVWSFDGDTASGELMAAVDSGLR; from the coding sequence ATGCGCAGACGTCGGTACCGCCTCTCCCTGCTCGCCGCCGGGAGCCTGATCGCCCCGCTGGTCGCGGTCGCCCTGCCGGCCGGCACGGCCCACGCCGCCGAGGCCACCGCCACCTTCGTCAAGGACCAGGACTGGGGCACCGGTTACGGCGGCGGCTACACCATCGCCAACGGCACCTCGACCACCATCAACGGCTGGACGCTGGAGTTCGACCTCCCGTCGGGCAACAGCGTCGCGTCGCTGTGGAACGCCACCTACACGGTCGCGGCCTCGCACGTGACGGTGAAGAACCCCAGCTGGCAGCCGACCATCGCGCCCGGTGCCTCGTACAACTTCGGCTTCAACATCGCCTATTCGGGCCCGTACGCCCCGTTGAAGAACTGCAAGCTCAACGGGAGACCCTGCGGCGGCAGCGGCGGGGACACCAGCCCGCCCACCGTGCCGGGCGGTCTGCGCGGCTCGCTGTCGGGGAGCAACGGCGCGGCGCTGTCCTGGACGGCGAGCACCGACAACGTGCAGGTCGGCGGCTACGACGTGTTCGACGGCGCGGCCAAGGTGGGGACCACCACCGCGACCTCGCTCACCCTGGCCGACCTGGCGGTCGGGGCGCACGACTTCACCGTGGTCGCCTTCGACACTTCCGGCAACCGCTCGGGCGCGGCCGGCCCGGTGCGGGTGACCGTCCCGACCCCGCCGGTGGACAACCAGCCGCCGACCGTCCCGGGGACGCCCTCGGTGACCGGCACCACCCCGCGCAGCGTCTCGCTCACCTGGGGCGCGGCCACCGACAACGTCGAGGTGACGGCGTACGAGGTGTACAACGGCTCCGCCCTGGCGAAGACCGTGCCCGGCACCGACACCTCCGCCACCGTGGACGGGCTCACCCCGGACACCGCGTACGGTTTCACCGTGAAGGCCAAGGACGCGGCGGGCAACACCTCCACCGCCTCGGCCGCGGTGTCCGCCCGCACGCCGAAGGACGACACCAACCCGGGCGGCGCCCTGAAGATCGGCTACTTCACCCAGTGGTCGATCTACTCCCGCGGCTACAGCGTCAAGCAGCTGGACACCTCGGGCAGCGCCGCCCGGCTCACCCACCTCAACTACGCCTTCGCCAACATCCACCCCACCAGCAAGCAGTGCTTCATCACCAACAAGGCGGCCGGCAACGACTCCGACCCGAACGCCGGGGACGGCGCCGGTGACGCCTGGGCCGACTTCGGCAAGGGCTGGGACGCCGGGAACTCGGTGGCCGGCACCACCGACACCTGGGACCAGAAGCTGGCGGGCAACTTCAACCAGCTGAAGCAGCTCAAGGCCAAGTACCCCAACCTGAGGATCCAGATCTCGCTGGGCGGCTGGTCCTACAGCAAGTGGTTCTCCGACGCGGCGCTCACCGACGCCTCCCGCAAGGCCCTGGTCAGCTCCTGCATCGACATGTACATCAAGGGCAACCTGCCGGTGATCGACGGCCGCGGCGGCGCCGGGTCGGCGGCCGGCATCTTCGACGGCATCGACCTGGACTGGGAGTGGCCGAACTCGGAGGGCCACCTGGGCAACGTCCTGCGGCCCGAGGACAAGGCCGACTACGTGCTGCTGGCGCAGGAGTTCCGCCGTCAGCTGGACGCGCTGGGCTCGACCACCGGTAAGAAGTACTCGCTGAGCGCCTTCCTCCCGGCCGACCCGGCCAAGGTCTCCGCCGGCATCAACGTCCCGGGCCTGTTCGGCGCGCTGGACTTCGCCACCGTCCAGGGCTACGACTTCCACGGCGCCTGGGAGAACACCACCAACCAGCAGTCCGCGATCAAGGTGGCCGCGGGCGACCCGAGCCCGGCGAACCGGATGTTCAGCTCGGAGATCGCCATCAACGCCTACCTGGCGGGCGGCGCACCGAAGAGCAAGCTGACCCTGGGCATCCCGTTCTACGGCCGCGGCTGGACGGGCGTGCCGAGGGGCGGCACCAACGGCCTGTTCCAGACGTCCACCGGCCCGGCGCCCGGCACCTACGAGGCGGGCTACGAGGACTACCACAAGCTCAAGGAGATGGCGACGAGCGGCGGGTACACCGTCTACCGGGACCCGGTCGCGGGTCACGCGTACCTCTACAACGGCACGGTCCTGTACACCTACGACGACCCGGTGGAGATCGCCCGCAAGACCGCCTGGATCAAGTCCCAGGGGCTGGCCGGCGCGATGGTCTGGTCCTTCGACGGCGACACCGCGAGCGGTGAGCTGATGGCCGCCGTGGACAGCGGCCTGCGCTAG
- a CDS encoding spermidine synthase, translating into MVQPPIRNHADSVTVLDRREGPGGEVVLRRRGEHFEIIENGCFLMDTADGRSERLLVQAALDALAAERPSVLIGGLGVGFSLAYAAAEPRWGRIVVVERERAVIDWHRAGPLAAFSAGALDDPRVAVLHTDLLACLAADGERFDALCLDIDNGPDWTVTDANSGLYGPDGLAALHRRLNPGGVLAIWSARPSPAFERALSAAGFADVRTVEIPVARGVPDAVHLARRG; encoded by the coding sequence ATGGTCCAGCCGCCGATCCGGAACCATGCCGACTCCGTGACGGTCCTGGACCGCCGCGAGGGCCCGGGCGGGGAGGTGGTGCTGCGCCGGCGCGGGGAGCACTTCGAGATCATCGAGAACGGCTGCTTCCTGATGGACACCGCGGACGGCCGCTCCGAGCGCCTGCTGGTGCAGGCGGCCCTGGACGCCCTGGCCGCCGAGCGCCCCTCGGTGCTGATCGGCGGGCTCGGCGTGGGCTTCTCGCTGGCGTACGCCGCGGCCGAGCCGCGGTGGGGCCGGATCGTGGTGGTGGAGCGCGAGCGGGCGGTGATCGACTGGCACCGCGCCGGCCCGCTGGCCGCGTTCTCCGCCGGTGCGCTGGACGACCCGCGGGTGGCGGTGCTGCACACCGACCTGCTGGCCTGCCTGGCCGCCGACGGGGAGCGGTTCGACGCGCTCTGCCTGGACATCGACAACGGCCCGGACTGGACGGTCACCGACGCCAACTCCGGCCTGTACGGACCGGACGGGCTGGCCGCGCTGCACCGCCGGCTGAACCCCGGCGGGGTGCTGGCGATCTGGAGCGCCCGGCCGTCCCCGGCGTTCGAACGGGCGCTGTCCGCCGCCGGGTTCGCCGACGTGCGGACGGTGGAGATCCCGGTGGCCCGCGGCGTGCCGGACGCCGTGCACCTGGCACGCCGCGGGTGA
- a CDS encoding YeiH family protein, whose amino-acid sequence MTLRAHARPVLPAPVRRDGPGLLLAVLGVATAWTVHALVPAVPMLTAAVVLGLVAAHLGWTRPLVRGAARAGLSLAAKRLMRVGIVLLGFKLSLRDVLGLGWATVAVVLAVVAATFTGTLWLGRRLGLRGDQPLLIAAGYSICGASAIGAVGEAAGSDEEDAATSVALVTLCGTLAIAVLPLLHQPLGLDPTGFGRWVGASVHDVGQVVATAQTGGAEALREAVLVKLMRVALLAPLVAGVALALRRRPRPDGRASGKRPPVLPLFLVGFLAVIALRSALDLPAGLLSGAAHAQELLLAAALFGLGTAVHLPSLARTGGRVAALGLASWVVVAGVSYAGVLLTT is encoded by the coding sequence CTGACCCTGCGGGCCCACGCCCGTCCCGTCCTGCCCGCGCCCGTCCGCCGGGACGGCCCCGGGCTGCTCCTCGCCGTCCTCGGCGTCGCCACCGCGTGGACCGTGCACGCCCTGGTCCCCGCGGTGCCGATGCTCACCGCCGCCGTGGTCCTCGGCCTCGTCGCCGCCCACCTGGGCTGGACCCGGCCGCTGGTCCGCGGCGCCGCCCGGGCCGGGCTCTCGCTGGCCGCCAAGCGGCTGATGCGGGTCGGCATCGTCCTGCTGGGCTTCAAGCTCAGCCTGCGCGACGTGCTCGGCCTCGGCTGGGCCACCGTCGCCGTGGTGCTGGCCGTGGTCGCCGCCACCTTCACCGGCACCCTCTGGCTCGGCCGCCGGCTCGGCCTGCGCGGCGACCAGCCGCTGCTGATCGCCGCCGGCTACTCGATCTGCGGGGCCTCCGCGATCGGCGCGGTCGGCGAGGCCGCCGGCAGCGACGAGGAGGACGCCGCCACCTCGGTCGCCCTGGTCACCCTCTGCGGCACCCTGGCCATCGCCGTCCTGCCGCTGCTGCACCAGCCGCTCGGCCTGGACCCGACCGGTTTCGGCCGCTGGGTCGGCGCCAGCGTCCACGACGTCGGCCAGGTGGTCGCCACCGCCCAGACCGGCGGCGCCGAGGCGCTGCGCGAGGCCGTCCTGGTCAAGCTGATGCGGGTGGCGCTGCTGGCCCCGCTGGTCGCCGGGGTCGCCCTGGCGCTGCGCCGCCGCCCCCGCCCCGACGGCCGCGCGAGCGGGAAGCGCCCCCCGGTGCTGCCGCTGTTCCTGGTCGGCTTCCTCGCGGTGATCGCCCTGCGCAGCGCCCTGGACCTGCCCGCCGGCCTGCTCTCCGGGGCCGCGCACGCCCAGGAACTGCTGCTCGCCGCCGCCCTGTTCGGGCTCGGCACCGCCGTCCACCTGCCCTCCCTGGCCCGGACCGGCGGCCGGGTCGCCGCCCTCGGGCTGGCGTCCTGGGTGGTGGTGGCCGGGGTCAGCTACGCCGGGGTACTGCTCACCACCTGA
- a CDS encoding cysteine dioxygenase family protein: MTLSATERTAVCTDRMYRLVDEIRETVDRGLPPDLTAYLVGERLAPHLGAPDLLTEAQLEGDPDRYRQHVVHAERDGSLSVVALVWLPGQHTSIHDHISWCATGVHLGEESERRFRLVSDGRTARLVATEDVVNPQGTVCGFAPPGDIHRVSNSGTGTAVSIHVYGADIARFGSSIRRVYRLPADER; the protein is encoded by the coding sequence ATGACCCTCTCCGCCACGGAGCGCACCGCGGTGTGCACCGACCGCATGTACCGGCTCGTCGACGAGATCCGCGAGACCGTCGACCGGGGACTGCCCCCGGACCTGACGGCGTACCTGGTCGGCGAGCGGCTCGCCCCCCACCTCGGGGCGCCCGACCTGCTCACCGAGGCCCAGCTGGAGGGCGACCCGGACCGCTACCGCCAGCACGTGGTGCACGCCGAGCGCGACGGCAGCCTCTCGGTGGTCGCCCTGGTCTGGCTGCCCGGCCAGCACACCAGCATCCACGACCACATCTCCTGGTGCGCCACCGGCGTCCACCTCGGCGAGGAGAGCGAGCGCAGGTTCCGGCTGGTCTCGGACGGCCGCACCGCCCGGCTGGTGGCCACCGAGGACGTGGTCAACCCGCAGGGCACCGTGTGCGGCTTCGCCCCGCCCGGCGACATCCACCGGGTCAGCAACTCCGGCACCGGCACCGCCGTCTCGATCCACGTCTACGGCGCCGACATCGCCCGCTTCGGCAGCAGCATCCGCCGGGTCTACCGGCTGCCCGCCGACGAGCGGTGA
- a CDS encoding LysR family transcriptional regulator, which yields MFDSRHIRTFHEVVAAGSYSAAARSLGYTQPAITQQMKALERTVGVPLFTRAGRGLRLTEAGEALARHAEVILGSLDAAQQQLGALSRLRAGRVRVCAFPSANATLIPEAMARLIAEHPGVRVELLEAEPPESVRKLLRGECDVALAFSYPGGEAEVPEELVEIPLMEDRLTVLLPVGHPLARRHAVRLADLAEERWIAGCPRCRANLLKICADEGYAPDVVFTTDDNLAVQSLVAAGVGIALMPSLVLSFMCHAKVTGRLVEPHQHRRVSAYVLREHLRIPATAVVLDELRRAGASRAGC from the coding sequence GTGTTCGACTCACGGCACATCAGGACGTTCCACGAGGTGGTGGCCGCCGGTTCCTACTCGGCCGCCGCCCGCTCGCTCGGCTACACCCAGCCCGCGATCACCCAGCAGATGAAGGCGCTGGAGCGCACCGTCGGGGTGCCGCTGTTCACCCGCGCCGGACGGGGGCTGCGGCTGACCGAGGCCGGCGAGGCGCTGGCCCGGCACGCCGAGGTCATCCTCGGCAGCCTGGACGCCGCCCAGCAGCAGCTCGGCGCGCTCTCCCGGCTGCGGGCCGGCCGGGTGCGGGTGTGTGCCTTCCCCAGCGCCAACGCCACGTTGATCCCCGAGGCGATGGCCCGGCTGATAGCCGAGCACCCCGGGGTGCGGGTGGAACTGCTGGAGGCGGAGCCGCCGGAGTCGGTGCGCAAGCTGCTGCGCGGGGAGTGCGACGTGGCGCTGGCCTTCAGCTATCCCGGCGGGGAGGCGGAGGTGCCCGAGGAGCTGGTGGAGATCCCGCTGATGGAGGACCGGCTCACCGTCCTGCTGCCGGTCGGCCACCCGCTGGCCCGCCGGCACGCCGTCCGCCTCGCCGACCTCGCCGAGGAACGCTGGATCGCCGGCTGCCCGCGCTGCCGGGCCAACCTGCTGAAGATCTGCGCCGACGAGGGCTACGCCCCGGACGTGGTCTTCACCACCGACGACAACCTCGCCGTGCAGAGCCTGGTCGCGGCGGGTGTCGGCATCGCGCTGATGCCCAGCCTGGTGCTCTCCTTCATGTGCCACGCCAAGGTCACCGGCCGACTGGTGGAGCCGCACCAGCACCGCCGGGTCTCCGCGTACGTGCTGCGCGAGCACCTGCGGATCCCGGCCACCGCGGTGGTGCTGGACGAGCTGCGCCGGGCCGGCGCCTCCCGGGCCGGCTGCTGA
- a CDS encoding LapA family protein yields MTHAPGGRPAPKQRNEIAGVPIRAIAIVVIVALSLWFLFANLDRVKIQFWVFTVTAPLWITLLGTLLAGGVLGWLLKGRRMK; encoded by the coding sequence GTGACCCATGCACCCGGCGGCCGACCAGCCCCGAAGCAGCGCAACGAGATCGCGGGCGTTCCGATCCGCGCGATCGCGATCGTCGTCATCGTCGCCCTCTCGCTCTGGTTCCTGTTCGCCAACCTGGATCGGGTCAAGATCCAGTTCTGGGTGTTCACCGTGACCGCGCCGCTGTGGATCACCCTGCTGGGCACCCTGCTGGCGGGCGGGGTGCTGGGCTGGCTGCTGAAGGGCCGTCGGATGAAGTGA
- a CDS encoding ABC transporter ATP-binding protein produces MLPVARGTTLRAYVRTLARRHAGGFAAVIALHTVATVAGLVGPWVLGTLVESLAAGTAGGRIATAIGWYLAALAVQAVFIGLSRLRGGVLGEEVLADLREDFLVRSVALPTGVLERAGTGDLVSRGTTDIDRLSKSVREAVPELAVAIVSVVLVLGALVLTSPLLAATALIGLPLLLASSRWYFRRAPQSYRAESAGYAAVNTVLAETVDAGRTVEALRLGDERVRLTDRKIREWVDWERYTLWLRSVWFPTVDATYTLAVLGTLLFGGLFLLSGRIDAGQLTAGVLYAQALVHPVDLILRWYDELQIGQASLARLVGVREVSDPETDGTLRPDGRRVEAEEVRFGYREGADVLHGISLDVAPGSRVALVGPSGAGKSTLGRLLAGIYAPGRGRVTLGGAELARMPAERVRAEVALVNQEHHVFVGTLRDNLRLARPTADDTELRDALAAVDATDWADALPEGLDTEVGSGGTALTPAQAQQLALARLVLADPHTLVLDEATSLLDPRAARHLERSLARVLDGRTVIAIAHRLHTAHDADVIAVVERGRITEYGAHPELVAAGGAYAALWRSWRDEG; encoded by the coding sequence ATGCTGCCGGTGGCCCGCGGCACCACCCTCCGGGCATACGTCCGCACGCTGGCCCGGCGCCACGCCGGCGGGTTCGCCGCGGTGATCGCGCTGCACACCGTCGCCACCGTCGCCGGCCTGGTCGGCCCCTGGGTGCTCGGCACGCTGGTCGAGTCGCTGGCCGCCGGCACCGCCGGGGGCCGGATCGCCACCGCGATCGGCTGGTACCTCGCCGCGCTGGCCGTGCAGGCGGTGTTCATCGGCCTGTCCCGGCTGCGCGGCGGGGTGCTCGGCGAGGAGGTGCTGGCCGACCTGCGCGAGGACTTCCTGGTCCGCTCGGTGGCCCTGCCCACCGGCGTGCTGGAGCGGGCCGGCACCGGGGACCTGGTCTCCCGCGGCACCACCGACATCGACCGGCTGTCCAAGTCCGTCCGCGAGGCGGTGCCCGAGCTGGCGGTGGCGATCGTCTCGGTGGTCCTGGTGCTCGGCGCGCTGGTGCTCACCTCCCCGCTGCTCGCCGCCACCGCCCTGATCGGCCTGCCGCTGCTGCTCGCCAGCTCCCGCTGGTACTTCCGGCGGGCCCCGCAGTCGTACCGCGCCGAGTCGGCCGGCTACGCGGCGGTCAACACCGTGCTCGCCGAGACGGTGGACGCCGGGCGCACCGTCGAGGCGCTGCGGCTCGGCGACGAGCGGGTGCGGCTGACCGACCGGAAGATCCGCGAGTGGGTCGACTGGGAGCGGTACACCCTCTGGCTGCGCAGCGTCTGGTTCCCGACCGTCGACGCCACCTACACCCTGGCCGTGCTCGGGACCCTCCTGTTCGGCGGGCTGTTCCTGCTGAGCGGCCGGATCGACGCCGGGCAGCTCACCGCCGGGGTGCTGTACGCCCAGGCACTGGTCCACCCGGTCGACCTGATCCTGCGCTGGTACGACGAGCTGCAGATCGGCCAGGCCTCGCTGGCCCGGCTGGTCGGCGTCCGGGAGGTGTCCGACCCGGAGACCGACGGCACGCTGCGGCCGGACGGGCGCCGGGTGGAGGCCGAGGAGGTCCGGTTCGGCTACCGCGAGGGCGCCGACGTGCTGCACGGCATCAGCCTGGACGTCGCCCCCGGCAGCCGGGTCGCCCTGGTCGGGCCGTCCGGCGCCGGGAAGTCCACCCTCGGCCGGCTGCTCGCCGGGATCTACGCCCCCGGCCGCGGCCGGGTCACCCTCGGTGGCGCGGAGCTGGCCCGGATGCCGGCCGAACGGGTCCGCGCCGAGGTGGCCCTGGTCAACCAGGAGCACCACGTCTTCGTCGGCACCCTCCGCGACAACCTGCGGCTCGCCCGGCCGACGGCCGACGACACCGAGCTGCGGGACGCCCTCGCGGCGGTGGACGCGACGGACTGGGCGGACGCCCTCCCGGAGGGGCTGGACACCGAGGTCGGCTCCGGCGGGACGGCGCTCACCCCCGCCCAGGCGCAGCAGCTGGCGCTGGCGCGGCTGGTGCTGGCGGATCCGCACACGCTGGTGCTGGACGAGGCGACCTCGCTGCTGGATCCGCGGGCGGCCCGGCACCTGGAGCGGTCGCTGGCGCGGGTGCTGGACGGCAGGACGGTGATCGCGATCGCGCACCGGCTGCACACCGCGCACGACGCGGACGTGATCGCGGTGGTGGAGCGCGGGCGGATCACCGAGTACGGGGCGCATCCGGAGCTGGTCGCGGCGGGCGGCGCGTACGCGGCGCTGTGGCGGTCGTGGCGGGACGAGGGGTAG
- a CDS encoding ABC transporter ATP-binding protein, with product MPLRSLPMPDPGSPDLSSPLALLRWLQRSQRRGQILATCWGVQELGCLAALPVALGRGIQAAVDHDAAALWRAAALAVLLAVLQATGTVLLHRQAVWNWITAAAQVRQLVARQASRLGAGLARRIATGEIVAVSSGDVEKIGWYVELVARVRAAVIVWLGVSLVVLVRQPLLGLAVLLGVPVLAAAVWPLLGPFERRYTEQRALGGKATELAADTVAGLRVLRGIGGEELFLERYRAASQKVRRAAVRTARTWSLMQAQQVFLPGLFVVGVTWYGAELAAAGRMGVGELVAVYGATAFLAAPLRILGEAAHAWSVARVSAGRAVRVLGLTRTAEEPEQVGTPTLALDRADRLDLHDPVTGLTARAGRLTAVVCGDPDVAGELAARLGGHVPRAADEEPAPSVRLGGTPLDRVPLAEARAAVMVHDKEPVLLSGTLAELLDVPASGRVTAEEALAAARAEDVLDALADGSPECGGDPMRARITERGRSLSGGQRQRLALARSLVADPPVLVLDEPTSAVDAHTESRIAGGLRKVRGERTTVVFATSPLLLDQADAVLLVQDGRVVATGTHRTLMSGEPRYRAVVTREEEDAPVLVGEESQ from the coding sequence ATGCCGCTCAGATCCCTGCCGATGCCCGATCCCGGCAGCCCCGACCTGTCCTCGCCCCTCGCCCTCCTGCGCTGGCTGCAGCGCAGCCAGCGCCGCGGCCAGATCCTCGCCACCTGCTGGGGCGTCCAGGAGCTCGGCTGCCTGGCCGCCCTCCCGGTGGCCCTCGGCCGCGGCATCCAGGCCGCCGTCGACCACGACGCCGCCGCCCTGTGGCGGGCCGCCGCACTGGCCGTGCTGCTCGCCGTGCTGCAGGCCACCGGAACCGTACTGCTGCACCGCCAGGCGGTGTGGAACTGGATCACCGCCGCCGCCCAGGTCCGCCAGCTGGTCGCCCGCCAGGCCTCCCGGCTCGGCGCCGGCCTCGCCCGCCGGATCGCCACCGGCGAGATCGTCGCCGTCTCCAGCGGCGACGTGGAGAAGATCGGCTGGTACGTGGAGCTGGTCGCCCGGGTCCGCGCCGCCGTGATCGTCTGGCTCGGCGTGAGCCTGGTCGTCCTGGTCCGCCAGCCGCTGCTGGGCCTCGCCGTCCTGCTCGGCGTCCCGGTGCTGGCCGCCGCCGTCTGGCCGCTGCTCGGCCCGTTCGAGCGGCGCTACACCGAGCAGCGCGCGCTCGGCGGCAAGGCCACCGAACTGGCCGCCGACACCGTGGCGGGCCTCAGGGTGCTGCGCGGCATCGGCGGCGAGGAGCTCTTCCTGGAGCGGTATCGCGCCGCCTCGCAGAAGGTCCGCCGGGCCGCCGTGCGGACCGCCCGCACCTGGTCGCTGATGCAGGCCCAGCAGGTCTTCCTGCCTGGCCTGTTCGTCGTCGGCGTCACCTGGTACGGCGCCGAGCTGGCCGCCGCCGGCCGGATGGGCGTCGGCGAGCTGGTCGCCGTGTACGGCGCCACCGCCTTCCTCGCCGCGCCGCTGCGGATCCTCGGCGAGGCCGCGCACGCCTGGAGCGTCGCCCGGGTCTCCGCCGGGCGGGCCGTCCGGGTCCTGGGCCTCACCCGGACGGCCGAGGAGCCCGAACAGGTCGGCACCCCCACCCTCGCCCTGGACCGGGCGGACCGGCTCGACCTGCACGACCCGGTCACCGGTCTGACCGCCCGGGCCGGCCGGCTCACCGCCGTGGTCTGCGGCGACCCGGACGTGGCCGGCGAGCTCGCCGCCCGGCTCGGCGGGCACGTCCCGCGGGCCGCCGATGAGGAGCCCGCGCCCTCCGTCCGGCTCGGCGGCACCCCGCTCGACCGGGTGCCGCTGGCCGAGGCCCGGGCCGCCGTGATGGTGCACGACAAGGAGCCGGTGCTGCTCTCCGGCACCCTGGCCGAGCTGCTCGACGTGCCCGCCTCCGGCCGGGTGACCGCCGAGGAGGCGCTGGCCGCCGCCCGCGCGGAGGACGTGCTGGACGCCCTGGCGGACGGCTCGCCCGAGTGCGGGGGAGACCCGATGCGGGCCCGGATCACCGAGCGCGGCCGCTCGCTCTCCGGCGGCCAGCGGCAGCGCCTCGCGCTGGCCCGTTCACTGGTCGCCGACCCGCCGGTGCTCGTCCTGGACGAGCCCACCAGCGCCGTCGACGCGCACACCGAGTCACGGATCGCCGGCGGCCTGCGCAAGGTCCGCGGCGAGCGGACCACGGTGGTGTTCGCCACCAGCCCGCTGCTGCTCGACCAGGCCGACGCGGTGCTGCTGGTCCAGGACGGCCGGGTGGTCGCCACCGGCACCCACCGCACGCTGATGTCCGGGGAGCCGCGCTACCGCGCGGTGGTCACCCGTGAGGAGGAGGACGCGCCCGTCCTCGTCGGGGAGGAGTCGCAGTGA
- a CDS encoding aldo/keto reductase — translation MSSNPSSIPNVTLNNGAVIPQLGFGVWQVPDEEAVPAVRAAIEAGYRSIDTAAIYENEAGTGQAIAEAGVPREELFVTTKLWNSGTRDWSGRQGRDAVRAEFDTSMDLLGLEYLDLYLIHWPRPMHGSFLNVWQGVEELLAGGRVKSIGVSNFGVEQLEVLLKESSVVPVLNQVELHPYFPQQELRAFHADHGIATEAWSPLGQGKSLLSEPALQQLAAKHGRTVAQVVLRWHLQSGVIAIPKSVTPSRIKENLDVAGFELDAEDMAVVASVATGVRIGPDPQEFDWN, via the coding sequence GTGAGCTCCAACCCCAGCTCCATCCCCAACGTCACGCTCAACAACGGCGCGGTGATCCCGCAGCTCGGCTTCGGCGTCTGGCAGGTGCCGGACGAGGAGGCCGTCCCGGCCGTCCGGGCCGCCATCGAGGCCGGGTACCGCTCGATCGACACCGCCGCCATCTACGAGAACGAGGCCGGCACCGGCCAGGCCATCGCGGAGGCCGGCGTGCCCCGTGAGGAGCTGTTTGTCACCACCAAGCTGTGGAACTCGGGTACCCGTGACTGGTCCGGCCGCCAGGGCCGGGACGCGGTCCGGGCGGAGTTCGACACGTCCATGGACCTGCTGGGCCTGGAGTACCTCGACCTGTACCTGATCCACTGGCCGCGCCCGATGCACGGCAGCTTCCTCAACGTCTGGCAGGGCGTGGAGGAGCTGCTGGCCGGCGGCCGGGTGAAGTCGATCGGTGTGTCGAACTTCGGCGTCGAGCAGCTGGAGGTGCTGCTCAAGGAGAGCTCGGTCGTCCCGGTGCTGAACCAGGTCGAGCTGCACCCGTACTTCCCGCAGCAGGAGCTGCGCGCCTTCCACGCCGACCACGGCATCGCCACCGAGGCGTGGAGCCCGCTGGGCCAGGGCAAGAGCCTGCTCTCCGAGCCGGCGCTGCAGCAGCTGGCCGCCAAGCACGGCCGCACGGTGGCCCAGGTGGTCCTCCGCTGGCACCTGCAGAGCGGTGTGATCGCGATCCCGAAGTCGGTGACCCCGTCCCGGATCAAGGAGAACCTCGACGTGGCCGGCTTCGAGCTGGACGCCGAGGACATGGCCGTCGTCGCCTCGGTCGCAACCGGCGTCCGGATCGGTCCGGACCCGCAGGAGTTCGACTGGAACTGA